AAACACGGGCCATCAAGACTGTCTTCGGTGAACACGCCTATCGGTTAAACGTGAGCTCCACGAAGTCCATGATTGGGCACCTGCTGGGGGCCGCCGGGGCCGTCGAGGCGATCGCCACGGCGCTGGCGATTTACCACAGCACTATCCCGCCCACGATCAACTACACGACGCCCGATCCGGAGTGCGATCTGGATTACACCACCCGGGGGCCCGTGGTGCGCGATGTGCGGGTGGCGCTGAGCAACACCTTCGGCTTCGGGGGGCACAACGCTACGCTCGCCCTGCGGCGCTTTGGGTCCTGAGCCGAAGCGTGTGCGGGAAACGCACCGGCCGTCTGCGGTGTTGGTGTAACGGCCGGAACCTGGAGATGGGCTGGATTCGCCGATGGTTAACACGCTGGATGCGCCGCGCTCGACCGAGCGTGGCGCCCTCGCGCCGCGAGCGCATCGAGGCCCTGCTCGGCGTGCCCGTGCGACAGTGGGGTCTTTTCGAGGAGGCTCTGCGCCATCGCTCGGCGCTTTCGGGGGGGAACTCCTACGAGCGGCTGGAATACTTGGGGGATGCCGTTCTGGGACTTGTGGTGGCGGATTTCCTGTTTCATCGATTCCCAGAGGCTGAGGAGGGAACCCTTACGCGCTACCGCAGCCAGATCGTCAATGGCCGTAATCTGGCTCGGTACGCCACCGCTATAGGGTTGCCCTCCTTGCTGGAGCTTGGCCCCCAGGCTGAAGCGGCCGGTACGCGGCAGAGCGCAACCGTGTTGGCCGATGCTTTCGAGGCTCTAATGGGGGCCATCTTTCTGGACCAGGGATTTGAAGCGGCCCGTTACTTCATGACGCGGCTGCTGCAAAGAGAGGAACTGGAGAAGCTGTTGGCGCAACAGGATAACTACAAAAGCCTGCTTTTGGAATACGCCCAAGCGCGTGGTTGGCCCCCGCCTGTTTACAGGGTGGAGGCCGAAAGCGGGCCCAGCCACGCGCGCGAGTTTACCGTTAGCGTGATAGTCAACAACCGCCTGCTGGGCACCGGTGTTGGCCGCAGTAAAAAAGCTGCCGAGCAAGAGGCCGCCCGCCAGGCCTGGCTAGTGCTCTCGCAAAATCGAACATGAGAGAGGATACCCAAGATGCCGGAACCGCTTCTGTTCGAAAAAACGCGTCCGGGCCGCAAGGGGTACACATTGCCTCGCTTGGATGTTCCTGAAAGCCCCCTGCCCCAAGCATGGCTCCGTTCACGACCGGCCGAATTGCCGGAGCTGAGCGAACCCGAGGTGGTGCGCCATTTTGTGCGGCTTTCGAGCTTGAATTTCCACATCGATAAAGGCTTCTATCCGCTCGGCTCTTGTACGATGAAGTACAACCCCAAGCTCAACGAGCGGCTGGCCGCCTTGCCGGGCTGGACCGGACTGCATCCGCTGGCTCCGGAGCCGATCGTACAGGGGGCGCTGCGGCTTATGTACGAGCTACAGGAGCTCCTAAAGGAGATCACCGGCATGGCCGCCGTGTCCCTGCAGCCTGCCGCCGGAAGCCAAGGCGAACTGACCGGTCTTCTGCTGTTTCGCCGCTATCATGAGCGGCAAGGAGAGCAACGCACGAAAATTCTTGTTCCCGACTCCGCCCACGGCACCAACCCCGCAAGCGTGCGCATCGCGGGCTATGAAGTGGTCAACATCCGCTCCAATGAAAACGGCTTGACGGATCTTGAAGCCCTACAACAGCACCTCGATGAGCGCGTGGCCGGCCTCATGGTGACCAACCCCAACACGCTGGGTCTGTTTGAGCGCCAGATCCAGGAGATCGCCCATCTGGTGCACAGCGTGGGGGGCTTGCTCTACATGGATGGGGCGAACTTGAATGCGCTCTTGGGCATCGCGCGACCGGGCGATATGGGCTTTGACGTGGTGCACATGAACCTCCACAAAACCTTCTCTACCCCCCACGGAGGAGGGGGGCCCGGTAGCGGGCCCGTGGCCGTGGCGGAGCGTCTACGGGAATTTCTGCCCAAGCCCGAGGTGTGCTGGGACGGAACCCGTTATCGCCTCAACTGGGACAAGCCGGAGAGCGTAGGCAAGGTGCACGCTTTCTGGGGTAATTTCGGCATGTTCGTGCGCGCCTACGCCTACATTCGCCTGCACGGTCCGGAGGGTCTGCGGCGCGTAAGCGAACACGCAATTCTGAACGCCAACTACCTGCTGCGCCGGCTGTGGCCTTACTACGAAGCCCCCTATCCGGGTCCGGTCATGCACGAATGCGTGCTCAGTGCGGTCCGCCAAAAAGCCCATGGCGTGCGGGCGCTGGATATAGCCAAGCGCATCCTGGATTACGGCTTCCATGCTCCCACCGTCTACTTCCCGCTTATCGTGCCCGAGGCCCTGATGATAGAGCCCACGGAGACCGAGTCCAAAGAGACCCTGGACGCCTTCATAGAGGCCATGATCCAAATCGCCCAGGAGGCTGAGACGCAGCCAGAGCGGGTGCGCACAGCCCCTCACACTACTCCGGTGCGCCGGCTCGATGACGCCTACGCGGCCCGCCACGTGAACGTGCGCTTTGAGGAGCCCTCCGAGGCCATGACTAGCCCCTAAAAGGGGCTCAAGCCCCACGTAGGCGGGTTGCGGGTGCATTTTGTTTTGGCTGGCGTCGTATTTTTGTTCGATTCCACCGCCTTCATTGGCGTTGCTTCAGGAAAATCTCTCCGGGCGGCCCTTGGTCTAATTCCGGCATCGTTTTTTTAAACAAAGCGCCTCCTGTCTGCTCTTGACTTTGCGTATTCGCTGCGTATCTTGATCTGCTATCCGTGGTAAAAAGTGGTAAAGAGTGGTAAGAATGCCCAGCTTCAAGGGGCAGTACGAGTACGCTGTCGATGAAAAGGGGCGGATTATGCTGCCTCTGAAGCTGCGGCGCGCTCTGAGTCCAGAGGCGGAGGGGCGCTTTGTGGTAACCCGGGGTGAAGACCCCTGCTTGGTGTTGTATCCGGTGAACGTATGGCAGTTGATTGAAGATCGGCTGCGGCAGCAAAACCTCTACCAACAGAATGTGCGGCGTTTTGTGCGCGAGCTTCTGCGCTGGGCTGAGGATGTGGAGCTAGACGGACAAAATCGCCTCATGATCCCTCGAGAACTCTTGCAATGGGCCGGCATTCGGGGCCGGGTTTTGCTCGTGGGCATGTTGGATCGCATCGAGTTATGGAATCCCGAGACGTTTGCGCAGCATGAGCTGGGGGTGCAGCAATTTGGGCAAGAGGCCGAATGGGTCATGGGAGGCTCCCGGTGAACAGCCTCGAGTACCGGCATGAGCCTGTACTCCTGGAGGCGGTTCTAGAGCATCTGCTCACAGATCCCGATGGCGTGTATTTGGACGTTACGCTGGGGGGCGGAGGACACGCCTATGGGATTCTGAGCCGTTTGGGCCCCCGCGGGCGCCTGATCGGCCTGGATCGGGACGCGGAAGCCATCCGGGCTGCAAGCGGGCGGCTTGCCTCGTTTCGAGGACGGGTGGGAATGCTTCAAGGCGATTTTGCGGAGATCGATCGCCATCTGGCGCGCATGGGGGTAGAGCGATTGGATGGGGTGTTGGCCGATTTAGGGCTCTCCTCGCGTTTTGTGGATGCCCCCGAGCGAGGTTTTAGTTTTCGCTATGCAGGGCCGCTGGATATGCGCATGGATCGGCGTAGTCCGCGCACGGCCGCTCACGTGGTGAACACGTACGACCTGCAGAGGCTGGGGCGCATCCTATGGCGCTACGGACAGGAACCTAGGGCGCGTCAGATCGCCCAGGCGATCGTTCGAGCCCGACCGCTTTCGGATACGGTTGCGTTGCGGCGCGCGGTGGAGTCGGTGGTGCCCGAGCCCGAACGGCCTCAGGCTTTGGCGCGGGTCTTTCAAGCGATCCGCATAGAGGTCAACGACGAGCTGGGCGCCCTTGAACGATTCCTCACGGCCATCCCCTCATGGGTACGGCCCGGGGGACGGCTGGTGGTGATCAGTTATCATTCCCTTGAGGACCGCTTGGTTAAGCGCTTTATGCAGTACGGCAATCCCAGCGGACGTCCGGTGCGGGATCTATATGGGCGCTTGCTGCGGCCCTGGCGGATGCTTACCGATAAGCCTATCCGAGCCGATGGAGGCGAGCTGGCCCGCAACCCGCGCGCGCGTAGCGCCCGGATGCGGGTGGCCGAGCGTACGGAAGCGCCATGAACCTTGAGGTGCGCGCCATGGCCGGGGACATGGGTCCCACCCCCAGGCGAGTCGCTCGCCGATTTGGGGCGCGCAGGCGCTCCAGGGTCTATCGGACTTGGGCGGTGGAGCGCCTGCCCAATCGGACGGTTCTAGGTTTGTTGTTGGGCTTTTTCGCCGCCGGCCTGCTGTACGTATGGCACGTGCTGCAGATACAGGCGCTGGCCGATGAGGTGGCTCGGTTGCGGCGGGAGCACGAGTCCCTGCAGGCCCAAAAGGCCCAGTATGAGCACGAATATTATCGGCTCACAAGCCCCTCTCGCATCTACGAGGCGGCTCAAGCGCTGGGTCTGGTAGAGGGTCTCACGTATCGTCAGCTGTATGTAGAGCCATGATGGACGAGCGCACGCGAATGCACCTGCGTCTGTGGGTCGTGGGGGTGCTACTGGGTCTGGGATTGCTGGGCGCGATCATCCGCTTGCTCTACGTCCAGACGGTTCAGGGGGCAGAGCTGCGCCGTCTGGGAGCGCAGCAAGCCCATCGCTATGTGTCCATACCCGCCCGCCGTGGGGCCATTTACGATCGGGCCGGGCGGTTGCTGGCGACCGCCGAGCTTCGCTATCGGGTGGCGGTCGATCCCAAGGCCCCTCGCTTTGGTGAGCGCGCCGAGGACTTGTATCGTCACTTGGGGCGCCTTTTGGGTCGCAAGCCCGAGCTATACAGGGAGCGGGTACGCCGGGCCGCGGGGGCTCGCTATGTCGTTTTGGAGCCCGAGCTGTTGGAGTCCCAGGCCAGGGAGCTGGACCCGAGCAGATGGCCGGGTCTGATCCTAGAGCGCTTCTGGAGGCGCGTTTATCCTTATCAGGGGCTGGCCGAGCATGTGCTCGGGTACGTGGACGCAGCAGGCAGGGGCATGGCCGGCGTGGAGGCCTATTATGAGGTTTTTCTGCGAGGGGAGCCCGGCCGGCGTCTGGTGCGGCGCGACCGACATGGACATCTGCGTCCGGTCATAGGGGCCTCGGAGCTCGCCCCCCGACACGGTCAGGAGCTCGTGCTGACGATCGATCTGCGCCAGCAGGCCATCCTGGAAGATGAGCTCGCCGAGGGCGTACAGGCCTCTGGGGCCGAATGGGGTATGGCGATCCTGATGGACCCGCATTCGGGTGCGATTCGGGGGTGGTCCGTCTACCCCGGTTATGACCCCAATCGGCCTGCCGCGTTTCCGGCTGAATGGCGCCGCAACCGCGCCATTACAGATCCTGTAGAGCCGGGCTCTACGTTCAAGCTGGTCACGGCGATGGCGGCTCTTGAACGCGGGATCGTGCGTCCTGAGCGCGTTTTCACCGCGGGCGGGGTGCGCACCTTCGGGGGGCGCGTTATGTCGGATCCCGAGCCATGGGGGCAGCTTACCTTCGCCGAAGCTTTTGCGCGCTCCAGCAACATCGTTTTGGCTCAGATGGCCGGCCAGCTCGGATCCGGGGCCCTCTATCAGATGGCCCGGAATCTGGGCTTCGGAAGCCCAACGGGGATCGACCTGCCGGGCGAGGTGTCGGGGCGCTTAAAGAAACCTCACCAATGGTCGGGCACCACGCTCTATTGGATGGCCATCGGTTACGAGGTGGCCGTGACCCCGCTGCAGCTGCTGTGCGCCTATGCGGCCGCGGCTAACGGGGGATGGCTTGTGCGTCCGTTTGTGGTGTCCGAACGCCGCGAGCCAAATGGTGGGCGGCGTTGGATAACGCGGCCGCGTCTTATCCGGCGCGTCTGCTCGCCGCAGACCGCCAGCACGCTGCGCTTACTCCTAGAGGGGGTGGTAGAGGAGGGCACAGGCAAACGGGCCCGGCTTGCAGAGTTGTCTGTGGCGGGCAAGACCGGTACGGCCAAGGTCGTCTCCGGAGGGCGCTATGAGGCCCAATACCGGGCCGCGTTTGTGGGCTTCTTCCCCGCCCGCGATCCCCAGGCCGTGCTCCTGGTCATGATCGGCCACCCCCAGGGGGCCTATTACGCGGGCGAAGTGGCGGCGCCCGTATTTCAGCGCATCGTCTATCGTCTGGTGGGGGCTATGCCTGGGGTGCAGCAGGCTCTGAGCCTTGCCAGCGGGGGGCCGTCTGAGGACCTCCGGATCCCGGCCCCGAACGTGCTGGGGCTTCCCATCGAGCAAGCTCGCGCGCGCTGCGAGGCCCTGGGGCTACGCTTGGAGCCCTCGCAGGCGCGTGGATGGGTCCTGACCCAGGCGCCCGCCCCTGGCGCCCCTCTGAGTCCGGGAGCGACGTTGCGCATACGCGCAGGCGTCCGTCCAAGCCTGACCCCGGATGTTGTGGGTTGGCCGCTGCGCTGGGCCGTAGAGGCCTTCGAATCAAGCGGCGCTCGGGTCTTGTGGTCGGGATGGGGACGCGTGGTTAGCCAGGATCCGAGGCCAGGGCGGCCGCTTTCGGCCGTGGTGCGCTTGGTGGCGCAACCGGAGTAGCGACTATGCAGCTGCGGACGTTGCTGGCGACCGTGGAGGTGTTGCGCGCCGAAGGCGAACTGGAGCAGGAGGTGCGGGATCTGGTCTACGATTCGCGCCGCGTTCGGCCGGGAAGCGTCTTTGTGGCGCTCCGGGGCACCCAGCTTGACGGACATCGATTTGTGGAGGCGGCCATCCGCCAGGGGGCCGTGGCCGTGGTGGTGGAGGTTCTCCCGGAGGCGCGCGCCCCTGGCGTGGCGTACATCCAGGTACCGCACACGCGCCGGGCGCTGGCTCAGCTGGCGGCCGCCTATTATGGCCATCCGGAACGTCGCCTGAGGCTTGTCGGCGTCACGGGCACCAACGGAAAGACCACCACGACCCACTTAATCCAGTATGCGCTGCAGCAAAACGGCATCCCCGCCGGGCTTATCGGGACGGTCCGCTACGATCTGGTGGGCGAAGCGCAGGAGGCCGTGCATACGACCCCGGAGTCCGTTGAGCTTTACGGCCTGCTGGCCCGCATCGCGCAGCACGGCGGTCGGGCGGCCGTCATGGAGGTCTCCTCGCATGCGCTCGATCAGGATCGGGTATGGGGCCTACCCTTTCAGGTGGCCGTCTTTACCAACCTGAGCCGGGACCACTTAGACTATCACGGCAGCATGGAGGCGTATTTTGCGGCCAAAAAGAAGCTCTTTGACGGGCTCCGGCCGGAGGCCGTAGCCGTTTACAACGCCGATGACCCCCACGGTCCGGCCATCGTGGCCGACACCCCGGCTCGTCGGGTGGTCTCCTACGGCTTGCAGACCCCCGCCGCGTACCGGGCCGAGGTGCTGGAGCAGGGCCTGTCCGGGATCCGGCTGCGCGTGGGGGGGCGTTCGTACGGGTTTCGTCTGGTCGGACGCTTCAACGTCTACAACCTGTTGGCCGCTTGGGCCGCTGCTGTTGAGCTCGGCCTAGAGGCCCATCAGGTGCTGGCCGCTCTGAGCACCTGCCCGTCTGTTCGGGGCCGTCTGGAGCGCGTGCGGAGCGCCGATGGGGTGATCGGCATCGTGGACTACGCGCACACGCCGGATGCGCTTGAAAACGTGCTGCGTGTTCTCCGCGCCGAATGTCCGGCAGACGGACGCCTCTGGGTGGTCTTCGGCTGTGGGGGAGATCGGGATCGGGGCAAGCGGCCCACCATGGGCCAAATCGCTGAGCGCTACGCGGACCGGGTGGTGCTCACCAGCGACAATCCGCGCACGGAGGACCCTGAGGCGATCGTGCAGGAGATTTTGGCCGGCATGGCGCATCCGGAGCGCGTCGAGCGCATCCTGGATCGGCGCGAGGCGATCCGGTTCGCCGCCCTGGAGGCCCGATCCGGGGACGTGGTGCTCGTGGCGGGCAAAGGGCATGAAACGTATCAGGTGATCGGACACGAAAAGCGCCCCTTTGATGATCGCTGGGAGCTGGAGCAGGCCTTCCGGCTGCGATCGGGGGCTACGGGGAGGTAGGGCGGTGCTGTACGAATTGCTTATGTGGCTGGAGCGCACCTACGCCCCGCCGGGGTTCGGGGTCTTCGGCTACATCTCCGTGCGGGCCGGCCTGGCCGCCTTATCGGCCCTGCTGATCGCGCTGCTACTGGGTGAGCCCCTCATTCGGGCCCTGCGCCGGCGTCAGATCGGAGAACGGATCCGCGAGCTCGGCCCCGCCTCACACCAGCAGAAGGTCGGCACTCCCACTATGGGCGGGATATTGATTCTCTTGGCCATTCTGCTGCCCCTAGCCCTGTGGGGGGACTGGCGTTCGGTTTACACGTGGATCATGGCTTTGGTGACGCTGTGGATGGGGCTCGTGGGGTTCGTGGATGATTACATCAAAGTCGTCAAAGGCAATAAGGCGGGGCTTCGAAAGCGCACCAAGCTCATCGGGCAGCTGTCTTTGGGTTTGCTGGTGGGGACGATCCTGTACACACATCCGGCCTTTGAAGGCTTTCGGACGCTCACCACGGTGCCGTTCGTCAAGGACACAAACCTCGATTACAACCTGTTTCGGCATTGGATCTCAGACCTGGATCTGGGCTGGCTTATCTACATCCCGGTGGTCACGTTCATCATCACGGCTGTTTCCAATGCCGTCAACCTCACGGACGGCCTCGATGGCCTGGCTGCGGGCACCAGCGCCATCGTGGGGATCGCGTTGGCCATACTGGCGTACGTCTCCGGGCGCGTGGATTTCTCCGACTACCTAGACATCCTCTACCTGCCCGGTGCGGGGGAGCTCTCCATCTACGTCGGGGCCATGGTGGGGGCCTGCTTGGGTTTTCTGTGGTACAACGCCTACCCGGCGCAGGTTTTCATGGGCGATACGGGTTCACTCGCCCTGGGGGCGGCCATCGGCGCGATCGCCATCTTGGTGCGCAAGGAGCTATTGCTGCCGATTCTCTGCGGGGTCTTCTTTTTAGAGACGCTTTCGGTGATCATCCAGACCACGTACTTCAAATACACCCGGAGCCGTTACGGTCATGGCCGGCGGTTCTTTCGCATGGCGCCCATCCACCATCACTTTGAGCTAAAGGGCTGGCACGAGGCCAAGGTGGTGGTGCGCTTCTGGATCGTCACCGTGGTCCTGGCCGTTTTCACCATCATCACGCTCAAGTTGCGCTGAATATGCCGCCTTTGCAGCCCATACGAGGGCAACGCGTCACGATCATAGGCGGAGCGCGCAGCGGACGAGCCGCGGCGGAGCTGCTCCATCGGCTCGGAGCCGAGGTGTTCGTGACGGATCAGGGTCTGCTGCCGCAGCCGACGCGTGAGGCCCTGCTGCGACAGGGGATCTCCTATGAGGAGGGGGGACATAGCGAACGCGCCCTGGAGGCCGACTGGGCCGTCATCAGTCCGGGGGTGCCGACGGAAGCCCCGCTTGTGCAGGCCCTGCTCGAACGCGGCCTGCCCTTGTACAGCGAGCTTGAGCTCGCCTCCTGGTTCTGTCCGGCGCCCATTGTGGCTATCACGGGCACGAACGGCAAGACCACCACGACGGCGCTCATCGGTCACATCTTTCGCCGCTCAGGCCGGCCCACCGTGGTGGCGGGCAACATCGGAGCCCCGTTTTCGGATTTCGTGTTGCGTCTTAGCCCCGAACACATGGTGGTGCTGGAGGTCTCCAGTTTTCAGCTGGATCACGTGCTCAGCTTCCGGCCCCATGTGGCGGCGATCCTCAACATCAGCCCCGATCACCTGGATCGATACGGGGGAAGTTTCGCTCGCTATGCGGAGGCCAAGTTCCGCATCGCAGCCCATCAGACCCCCCAAGACTTCTTGCTCTACAACGCCGATGATCCCGTAGTCGGCCCCTTTGGGGTTGATCCGCATACGCCCGTTCAAGCTCGCCGCTTGGGCTTCAGCCTAGAGCGGGAGTTGCCCGAGGGGGCTTTTCTGCGAGGTCGTGAGCTCGTGGTTCGAGTTGACCAACAGGAGTGGGGTATCGCCATGGAGCACCTGAACTTGCGGGGACGCCACAACCTGTACAACTCGCTGGCCGCGGCCCTAGCCGCCCGCGTTATGGAGATCCGCCAGGATGTGGTGCGGGAAAGCTTTCAGACCTTCGAGGGGGTGCCGCATAGGCTTGAGTTCGTTCGTCAGCTCGATGGGGTGCTCTACGTCAACGACTCCAAGGCGACGAACGTTAACTCCGTCTGGTACGCGCTGGAAAGTTTTGAGCAGCCCATCGTGCTCATCATGGGGGGGCGCGATAAGGGAAACGACTACAGCAAAATCAAGCCTCTTGTGGCCCGCAAGGTGCGCGTGTTGATCACGATCGGCGAGTCGGCCCATAAGATCGAGCAGGAGCTAGGGGGGCTTGTGGAGTTGCTTGTGCCAGCCCGCTCGCTGGAGGACGCCGTTCGGTCGGCTCGCGCTTTGGCTCGTCCGGGCGAGGTGGTGCTGCTGAGCCCAGCCTGCGCCAGTTTCGATATGTTCGAAAACTACGAACACCGCGGGGACACCTTTAAGCGACTGGTATTGGCTCTGGAGTAATGACGATGTCCTACCGTCCCACCCCTGATGCGCCTGGGGGAGTGGACCGGATTTTTCTGTGGACGGTCCTAGCCCTCCTGTTGCTGGGTACCCTGGCCGTTTTCTCCTCTATGGCGTCTTTGGCTACCCACCGGGCGGAGGGGGGCTTAGGCGGGCTCATGCTGCGTCGCTTGACCCACGTGGGCATGGGGATAGCGGCGCTCCTGATCCTGAGCCGCATCGATTATCATGTGGTGGCCCGTTGGAGTCGAGCTGTGCTCCTGTTTAGCCTGGGCCTTGTGGGCCTGGTCTGGTGGTTCGCCGAAGGTCCGGGGGCCTCGGCTCGATGGCTGCGTATAGCAGGGGCCAGTTTTCAGCCTTCGGAGCTGGCGCGCGCCGCGCTTACGGTGTATTTGGCTACCTTGCTGGCCCGCAAGCAGCCCTGTATCGCGGACATGGATCGGGCGCTGCTGCCGGCGCTCTGTTGGATCGGTTTAGGGGTGGGCTTGATCGGTCCCAGCAACCTGAGCGCGGCCGTGCTGTTGCTGGTCGTATCGGCCGTGCTGCTGTTTTTGGGCCGCATTCCGGTGCGTCAGCTTCTTGTGGTGGGCCTTGTTGGGATAGCCCTCTCCGGGATCCTAATAGGAATGGCTCCCTACAGATGGGAGCGCCTGGAGCGCTTTGCGGCCCGCATCGGGCAGGGGGAGCTTGACCCGCTGGGGGATGATTATCAGGTGGTGCAGTCCCTGATCGCGCTCGCCAACGGTGGGTTGTTCGGGGTAGGCATGGGCAAAAGCGTGCAGCGGGATTTTCTGCCCTTGCCGTACAATGATTTTGTCTTCGCCATCATCGTCGAGGAGTACGGGCTAGTGGGCGGGGCGGCCCTGGTGGGTTTGTTTGTCGTCCTCTTGGTGCGGGGTTTCTTTTATGTGGCGCGCTGGGCGCCTGACGCTTTGGGCTTTTTGCTTGCAGGCGGGCTGACGACGGCTCTGCTCGTGCAGGCCTTCGTGCATGTGCTCATTGTAGTGGGTTTAGGGCCTGTGACAGGGCAGACGCTGCCGTTTGTCAGCTACGGCGGCACGGCGCTTCTGGTAAGCTGCGCTCAGGCCGGAATTGTGCTCAATGTATCCCGACAGGCTCGGAGGCGACAGTGAGGGCGCCTCCGGGCGTTTTGTTTGTGGGCGGGGGCACAGGAGGGCACGTATACCCTGCTTTGGCGGTTGCGGAGGCGCTTCGTCGCCTGAAGCCAGAGGTGGAGATCGCCTTCGCGGGAACTCCGGAAAGACTGGAAGGACGCGTGGTACCGCAGGCCGGATATCCGTTCTATGCGATACCGGCTCGGGGGCTAAGACGCCGGCAGTGGTGGCGCAACCTGTCTTTGCCCGTCGTGGTAGGACGGGGTCTGGGACGCGCCTGGAGGCTGCTGGACCGGATACGGCCGCATGCGATCGTGGCCACCGGGGGATACGTAACGGTGCCCGTGCTGAGCGCGGCTGTCCTGCGGGGCCTACCTTACGTGTTGCAAGAGCAAAACAGCTACCCCGGTCTGGCCAACCGGTGTTTCGCCCGTTGGGCCCGCTGGGTGTGCTTGGGTTTTGAGGCCGCGGCTGCGTATTTCCCCCAGACGCGGGTGCGCCTGACCGGAAACCCCGTGCGATCCGAAATCGGAACCGTACCCCGAGCCTTGGCCGCCGGCCGGTGGGGCTTTTCGCCCGATCGGTTTACGGTGCTCGCTTTGGGGGGCAGTCTGGGGGCCGAGACCCTCAACCGGGCCATGGCTCGATGGGCGAGCACGTTTCTAGAGGCCGGCTGGCAGGTGCTCTGGCAGACGGGCCCGGGGGCCTATGGACGCCTGCGAAGCCAGCTGCCCCCCCATCCGCGTCTGTACTTAAGCCCGTTTCTGGAGGCGATGGCGGAGGCCTATGGCGCAGCCGATGTGGTGGTCTGCCGCGCCGGCGCGCTCACGCTGAGCGAGTTAGCCCAAGCGGGCCTGCCCAGCGTGCTCGTGCCTTCGCCCAACGTGGTGGCCGATCACCAACGCCGCAACGCTGAGCTTTTCGCGCAAGCCGGGGCCGCGGTGCTGCTGCCCGATCAGCAGGCCGAGGCGCAGCTTGGGTATCTGTTACAGGAACTAGCCGCGCAGCCGGAACGCCGGATCCGCATGGGCGTCCAGGCCCGGCAGTTGAGCCGGCCCGGTGCGGCGGAGACGATAGCGCGCCTGGTATGGGAACTGATCGAAGCCCAATTATGAACCTCTCGGCCCCGCCTCCGCGTCGGTCCCCCCGTCTGGGCCGGACCCGTCATGTGCATTTGGTCGGCATCGGGGGCGTGGGTATGAGCGGGATCGCCGAGATCTTGCTCAACCAAGGTTTCCTGGTCTCGGGCTCAGATCTTAGGCATAGCGAGCTAACGGAACGCTTAGAGCGGCTGGGGGCGCGCATCTTCGAGGGACATGCCCCCGAGCACGTTCACGGGGCGGACGTGGTGGTCTATTCCTCCGCCGTGCGTCCGGAGGAGAACCCCGAGACTCTGGAGGCGCATCGGCTGCGCATCCCCGTCATCCGTCGGGCGGAGATGCTGGCGGAGCTTATGCGCATGAAGTACGGAATCGGGGTGGCGGGCACGCATGGGAAGACGACCACCACCTCGATGGTGGGGCTCGTGGTGGCCGCGGGCGGCTATGATCCCACTATCATCGTGGGCGGCAGGGTACACGTCTTTGGCTCCAACGCCGTGCCGGGGGCCGGAGACGTGATCGTGGTGGAGGCCGATGAATACGACCGAACCTTCCTGCAGCTCAGCCCCACGCTGGCCGTGCTGACCACGCTGGACCTGGAGCACACGGACGTTTACGCCTCTTTGGAGGATTTGGAGCAGGCCTTCTGCGCTTTTGCCAATAAAGTGCCCTTTTATGGCTCAATCATACTCTGCTTGGATGATCCGAATCTGCAGCGGCTGCTGGCCCATCTGGAGCGTCGCGTCGTCACGTACGGGTTCTCCCCGCAGGCGCGTCTGCGGGCCGTTGGGGTGGAGCTAGAGCAATGGGGCAGCACCTTTACGGTTTCGGAGGAGCAGCGCCCCCTGGGCCGGGTGCGGCTTGCCGTTCCGGGCCGACATAACGTGCAAAACGCGCTCGCCGCCGTGGCCGTGGGGCTGGAGCTGGAGGTGGACTTTCCCCGCATCGCCGAGGCCCTAGCCGCCTTTACGGGCGTGGAGCGACGCTTCCATTTACGGGGCGAGCACGGAGGGGTGATCTGGATCGACGACTACGCCCACCATCCGGCCGAGGTGCGAGCCACCCTAGAGACAGCTCGGAGCGGCTGGCCGGGGTGTCGGCTTGTGGCGGTCTTTCAACC
The DNA window shown above is from Bacteroidota bacterium and carries:
- a CDS encoding UDP-N-acetylmuramoyl-L-alanyl-D-glutamate--2,6-diaminopimelate ligase translates to MQLRTLLATVEVLRAEGELEQEVRDLVYDSRRVRPGSVFVALRGTQLDGHRFVEAAIRQGAVAVVVEVLPEARAPGVAYIQVPHTRRALAQLAAAYYGHPERRLRLVGVTGTNGKTTTTHLIQYALQQNGIPAGLIGTVRYDLVGEAQEAVHTTPESVELYGLLARIAQHGGRAAVMEVSSHALDQDRVWGLPFQVAVFTNLSRDHLDYHGSMEAYFAAKKKLFDGLRPEAVAVYNADDPHGPAIVADTPARRVVSYGLQTPAAYRAEVLEQGLSGIRLRVGGRSYGFRLVGRFNVYNLLAAWAAAVELGLEAHQVLAALSTCPSVRGRLERVRSADGVIGIVDYAHTPDALENVLRVLRAECPADGRLWVVFGCGGDRDRGKRPTMGQIAERYADRVVLTSDNPRTEDPEAIVQEILAGMAHPERVERILDRREAIRFAALEARSGDVVLVAGKGHETYQVIGHEKRPFDDRWELEQAFRLRSGATGR
- the mraY gene encoding phospho-N-acetylmuramoyl-pentapeptide-transferase; translation: MLYELLMWLERTYAPPGFGVFGYISVRAGLAALSALLIALLLGEPLIRALRRRQIGERIRELGPASHQQKVGTPTMGGILILLAILLPLALWGDWRSVYTWIMALVTLWMGLVGFVDDYIKVVKGNKAGLRKRTKLIGQLSLGLLVGTILYTHPAFEGFRTLTTVPFVKDTNLDYNLFRHWISDLDLGWLIYIPVVTFIITAVSNAVNLTDGLDGLAAGTSAIVGIALAILAYVSGRVDFSDYLDILYLPGAGELSIYVGAMVGACLGFLWYNAYPAQVFMGDTGSLALGAAIGAIAILVRKELLLPILCGVFFLETLSVIIQTTYFKYTRSRYGHGRRFFRMAPIHHHFELKGWHEAKVVVRFWIVTVVLAVFTIITLKLR
- a CDS encoding penicillin-binding transpeptidase domain-containing protein, with protein sequence MMDERTRMHLRLWVVGVLLGLGLLGAIIRLLYVQTVQGAELRRLGAQQAHRYVSIPARRGAIYDRAGRLLATAELRYRVAVDPKAPRFGERAEDLYRHLGRLLGRKPELYRERVRRAAGARYVVLEPELLESQARELDPSRWPGLILERFWRRVYPYQGLAEHVLGYVDAAGRGMAGVEAYYEVFLRGEPGRRLVRRDRHGHLRPVIGASELAPRHGQELVLTIDLRQQAILEDELAEGVQASGAEWGMAILMDPHSGAIRGWSVYPGYDPNRPAAFPAEWRRNRAITDPVEPGSTFKLVTAMAALERGIVRPERVFTAGGVRTFGGRVMSDPEPWGQLTFAEAFARSSNIVLAQMAGQLGSGALYQMARNLGFGSPTGIDLPGEVSGRLKKPHQWSGTTLYWMAIGYEVAVTPLQLLCAYAAAANGGWLVRPFVVSERREPNGGRRWITRPRLIRRVCSPQTASTLRLLLEGVVEEGTGKRARLAELSVAGKTGTAKVVSGGRYEAQYRAAFVGFFPARDPQAVLLVMIGHPQGAYYAGEVAAPVFQRIVYRLVGAMPGVQQALSLASGGPSEDLRIPAPNVLGLPIEQARARCEALGLRLEPSQARGWVLTQAPAPGAPLSPGATLRIRAGVRPSLTPDVVGWPLRWAVEAFESSGARVLWSGWGRVVSQDPRPGRPLSAVVRLVAQPE